A genomic stretch from Neodiprion fabricii isolate iyNeoFabr1 chromosome 3, iyNeoFabr1.1, whole genome shotgun sequence includes:
- the LOC124178269 gene encoding uncharacterized protein LOC124178269 has protein sequence MTVAENYHKSAVLQGIDDDTGPQGSSSYSPTRSQNSKNLLTHLISGPQLAKDENIVRMFKSLSVDVQDLVEEVRSLRKIIEVTNGAQNIQLPEEIEDMEIPISNMAKFVIFYEKLNKENSGFRNRVARSLHLHIDRDGVLSKSVKSMLKHYLSRTLLLLFTAVKKTEGKEVFSETNFCKIIMGVLNEQHAKNGKSPTKKSVFYKQLGNLISNAIDWDGHRKKRKERRETNLRKKNNAIPENENSLPERDNASPRTDDTFENSEPLV, from the exons atgaCAG TAGCCGAAAACTATCACAAGTCAGCTGTGTTGCAAGGGATCGATGATGATACTGGCCCACAAGGTTCTAGTTCGTATTCGCCAACTCGTTCACAGAATTCAAAAAACCTACTAACACATCTGATAAGTGGACCACAATTGGCAAAAG ATGAGAATATTGTAAGAATGTTCAAGTCTCTCAGCGTTGACGTACAGGATTTGGTAGAAGAAGTGCGATCCTTGCGCAAAATCATTGAAGTCACCAATGGTGcccaaaatattcaattaccaGAAGAGATTGAAGACATGGAAATACCTATATCAAACATGGcaaaattcgtaattttttacgaaaaattaaataaagagAATTCTGGATTCCGTAACAGAGTG GCACGCTCTTTACACCTACATATCGACCGGGATGGGGTATTGTCAAAAAGCGTCAAGTCGATGCTTAAACACTACCTATCAAGAACACTACTATTGTTGTTCACTGCAGTAAAAAAGACAGAAGGCAAGGAAGTCTTCAGTGAGACGAACTTCTGTAAAATCATAATGG GAGTACTAAACGAACAGCACGCTAAAAACGGGAAATcaccaacaaaaaaaagtgtatTTTACAAACAGCTTGGAAATTTAATCAGCAACGCAATCGATTGGGATGGACatcgtaaaaaaagaaaagaacgcCGAGAGACTAacctgaggaaaaaaaataatgctataccagaaaatgaaaattcccTGCCGGAAAGGGACAATGCTAGCCCGAGGACTGACGATACTTTTGAGAATTCAGAGCCGCTTGTTTGA